From Leptolyngbya sp. KIOST-1, one genomic window encodes:
- the kaiB gene encoding circadian clock protein KaiB, producing the protein MSSVKKTYILKLYVAGNTPNSIRALKTLNNILEEEFQGVYALKVIDVLKNPQLAEEDKILATPTLAKILPPPVRKIIGDLSDRERVLIGLDLLYDELREDDIYG; encoded by the coding sequence ATGAGCTCCGTTAAAAAGACCTATATTCTCAAGCTCTACGTCGCGGGCAACACTCCCAACTCCATTCGCGCCCTCAAAACCCTCAACAACATCCTGGAAGAAGAGTTCCAGGGGGTCTACGCCCTCAAGGTCATTGACGTGCTCAAAAACCCGCAGCTGGCCGAAGAAGACAAGATCCTGGCCACCCCCACCCTGGCCAAAATTCTGCCGCCGCCAGTGCGTAAAATCATTGGCGACCTGTCGGACCGCGAGCGGGTGCTGATTGGGCTTGACCTGCTCTATGACGAGCTGCGCGAAGACGACATTTACGGCTAG
- a CDS encoding circadian clock protein KaiA: MVSPLQIYRLTRGDHAQQTSDLNLDPSRYVVHPAVLVGDALDWLQSRSGPPDCLVVDDGVWRDTLEPTLQQLKLVLPVVVLVDDPEAIARPTPQPHYPGTVVHHSLKALAQVDRAIQAAIQEFLRLPGPGDSPPAPADQSSAPETSLSAKQHQLTEKLKARLGYLGVYYKRNPSHFWRHMNPDDRQTLLDQLKVDYRKIILAYFASTTKLNLNQLIDDFVNQAFMADISVAQIVEIHMELMDNFSKQLKLEGRSEEILLDYRLTLIDVIAHLCEMYRRSIPREP; encoded by the coding sequence TTGGTTTCTCCCCTTCAGATCTATCGCCTGACCCGTGGTGACCACGCTCAGCAGACCTCCGATTTAAATCTGGATCCGAGTCGCTACGTAGTCCATCCTGCCGTGCTTGTTGGCGATGCCCTAGACTGGTTGCAGAGCCGATCAGGCCCGCCCGACTGTCTGGTTGTCGACGATGGGGTTTGGCGAGATACGCTTGAGCCCACCCTCCAGCAGCTCAAGCTGGTGCTGCCGGTCGTGGTCCTGGTTGACGATCCAGAGGCGATCGCCCGGCCGACACCTCAGCCCCACTACCCGGGTACTGTGGTGCATCACTCCCTAAAGGCCCTGGCCCAGGTCGATCGCGCTATTCAGGCCGCCATTCAAGAATTTTTACGGCTGCCTGGCCCCGGCGATTCACCGCCCGCCCCTGCGGATCAGTCTAGCGCCCCCGAAACCAGCCTCAGCGCCAAGCAGCACCAGCTCACCGAAAAACTCAAGGCCCGGCTGGGCTATCTGGGGGTTTACTACAAGCGCAACCCGAGTCACTTTTGGCGACACATGAATCCCGACGATCGCCAGACCCTGCTAGACCAGCTCAAGGTCGACTACCGCAAGATTATTCTGGCCTATTTCGCCAGCACCACAAAACTAAACCTCAACCAGCTGATCGATGACTTTGTCAATCAGGCCTTTATGGCCGATATCTCGGTCGCCCAAATTGTTGAAATTCACATGGAGTTAATGGATAACTTCTCCAAGCAGCTTAAGCTGGAAGGGCGTAGCGAAGAGATCCTACTCGACTATCGCCTCACCTTGATTGACGTGATTGCCCACCTCTGCGAAATGTATCGCCGCTCGATCCCCCGCGAACCCTGA
- a CDS encoding sensor histidine kinase, giving the protein MALPPLDHFLSPVPAYGLVTSLSEVAQALGPSEDSGPGSLAAAHSHIVVVDDAHRPIGALALGRLWAAHQRAGQAADNWADPRLEDCQTWMEPLMEVSVSQRLDASALAHLGDLAQVTPPCLLVAVDAAGRYLGLLDPVKLLGWRAIAAESSALGPGEPVPLGRGALGRRAWVLELGHALKTPMTTLLGLSTLLLDSRVGSLSERQFRYINLMQQAIRKLTNLINLLLDWMRLESGQISPSRERVYLQPLTEELVPSFLMAQPALKATADWAETFMASLETAEGWVQADPLRLRQSLHYVLSYLIANGASPAGLVVEPWGPWLGLTLWSTAAIAQLDPPLGAAEAEAAAGDGSPLDPEFSPGSIASLELALARRFSQLQGGELTGHSTPAGSRITLLLPRATATPGQTVVVLLASASPATIEQIDASLRSSPYRLAVAPSCKSLADLQTRLAPPCTLIEWGSLIDAPTAAADRLALVQRLAIPAVVTLRAGAVAPFPSADDGTAPARPEPQTLAIETLAQELRPTLDRLCLTPSLSPASLRGQTLLLLRSPSAPSALPQGLQSWLQRYHCRLLQVDDLVQANLLSRVWHLQAVILDSAVPLAIADIKALASQPNLARLPIIAPVPPLDWTAVQDLKLALVACPELITHPPDLAGARLVQAIVQARPQPPDPGG; this is encoded by the coding sequence ATGGCGCTGCCGCCCCTCGATCACTTCTTGAGCCCTGTGCCAGCCTACGGTCTGGTCACTTCCCTCAGCGAGGTTGCCCAGGCGCTGGGGCCGTCTGAAGACTCCGGACCGGGTTCCCTGGCCGCCGCCCACAGCCACATTGTGGTTGTGGACGACGCCCACCGCCCCATTGGTGCCCTGGCGCTGGGGCGACTGTGGGCAGCCCACCAGCGGGCGGGCCAGGCGGCGGACAACTGGGCCGACCCCCGACTGGAGGACTGCCAGACCTGGATGGAGCCGCTGATGGAGGTTTCAGTGAGCCAGCGGTTAGACGCGTCAGCCCTGGCTCACTTAGGGGACCTGGCCCAGGTCACCCCGCCCTGTCTGCTGGTGGCGGTGGACGCCGCAGGCCGGTATCTGGGCCTGCTCGATCCGGTGAAACTTTTGGGCTGGCGGGCGATCGCGGCGGAGTCAAGTGCTCTGGGGCCGGGGGAACCTGTGCCCCTTGGCCGGGGGGCGCTGGGGCGGCGGGCCTGGGTGCTGGAACTGGGCCATGCCCTCAAAACGCCAATGACCACCCTGCTGGGGCTATCCACCCTGCTGCTGGACAGTCGGGTGGGATCCCTGAGTGAGCGCCAGTTTCGCTACATCAACCTGATGCAGCAGGCGATTCGCAAGCTCACCAACCTGATCAACCTGCTGCTCGACTGGATGCGCCTGGAGTCGGGCCAGATCAGCCCCAGTCGGGAGCGGGTCTACCTTCAGCCCCTGACCGAGGAGCTGGTGCCCAGCTTTTTAATGGCCCAGCCTGCCCTCAAAGCCACCGCCGACTGGGCAGAAACCTTTATGGCTAGCCTGGAGACCGCTGAGGGGTGGGTCCAGGCCGATCCCCTGCGTCTGCGCCAGAGCCTGCACTACGTTCTCAGCTACCTGATTGCCAACGGGGCTTCCCCAGCGGGACTGGTGGTGGAGCCCTGGGGGCCCTGGCTGGGCCTGACGCTCTGGAGTACGGCGGCGATCGCCCAGCTCGACCCACCGCTGGGGGCAGCAGAGGCTGAGGCCGCCGCTGGGGATGGCTCCCCCCTCGACCCTGAGTTCAGTCCTGGGTCGATCGCAAGTCTGGAGCTGGCCCTGGCCCGCCGCTTCAGCCAGCTCCAGGGGGGCGAGCTGACCGGGCACAGCACCCCCGCCGGCAGCCGGATTACCCTGCTGCTGCCCAGGGCGACAGCCACCCCTGGGCAGACCGTGGTGGTGCTGCTGGCCAGCGCCAGCCCAGCCACCATCGAGCAAATTGACGCTAGCCTGCGGAGCAGTCCCTATCGCCTGGCGGTAGCACCCAGCTGCAAATCCCTGGCGGATCTACAGACCCGCCTGGCTCCCCCCTGCACCCTGATTGAGTGGGGGTCGCTGATCGACGCTCCGACCGCCGCCGCCGATCGCCTTGCCCTGGTGCAGCGACTGGCCATTCCGGCTGTGGTGACGCTCAGGGCAGGGGCCGTCGCGCCTTTCCCCAGCGCAGACGATGGCACCGCCCCCGCCAGGCCAGAGCCCCAGACGCTTGCGATCGAAACCCTGGCCCAGGAGCTGCGGCCTACCCTCGATCGACTCTGCCTGACGCCCTCACTCTCCCCCGCTTCCCTCCGGGGCCAGACCCTGCTGCTGCTGCGATCGCCCAGCGCCCCCAGCGCCCTGCCCCAGGGGCTACAGAGCTGGCTCCAGCGCTACCACTGTCGTTTGTTACAGGTCGATGACCTGGTGCAGGCGAATCTGTTGAGCCGGGTGTGGCATCTCCAGGCCGTGATTTTAGACAGCGCGGTCCCCCTGGCAATCGCCGACATCAAGGCCCTGGCCAGCCAGCCCAACCTGGCCCGTCTGCCCATCATTGCCCCGGTTCCCCCGCTTGACTGGACCGCCGTCCAGGACCTGAAGTTAGCCCTCGTGGCCTGCCCAGAACTGATCACCCACCCCCCCGACTTGGCCGGGGCCAGGCTGGTGCAGGCGATTGTCCAGGCCCGTCCTCAGCCCCCGGACCCAGGCGGATAG
- a CDS encoding EAL domain-containing protein has product MYWLTLTLLSHNSWPDQSGTPASSSHPATAQRLIDVMPGIVFQADSDVGWSMRYLSAGCCSLTGYAPAELLDPRTTVSYNTITYAEDLPLVIDSIGQAIQRGQSYEVEYRICTRSGEVKWVWEKGSPTVDAQGAIVGIEGFITDITPLKQTEATLRQVEQALEAREDLLELVLDSVPQPLFWKDSQGRYLGCNQAFARAMGLASPADIVGGTDASFPCLSAEDAAYRAARDRLVMAQGVADLHAIEPQTYPNGQQGWVDCSRMPMRGPTGSVVGVLCTFEDVTQQITDQQTLRRREQVLATLAEIQRQLLAWQWGWQEQAITQIFAALGKISGASRVYYYELQTGRESQGDRRLPDTQACLLQRVEWSAPGVPPTASDPNFQTLPVDPLFTDWYGTLAQGQIINLVEADFSELQRQVLGSAPSQVKSLLLLPLFLQNRLQGVMGFSNCAEPRRWGEGEIDLLRVVTADLALALERRQTELSLKRAEAKYRSIFENAVEGMFQSTPQGQYLTANPMLARLYGYDSAQDLIQNLTDINRQLYVQPGRRQEFIDLIWASGSVLGFESEVYRKDGAVIWISESARAIYDDRQVLIGYEGTVEDITDRKRGEAAILRRDRLLQGVAQASQCLLTTANVNEAIPQVLARLGEAATADRAYVYTHHPQSVTGEPAMTLRYEWTNANIPPSMDQPHWHDQSYRDLGVERWYQAFQANQSICALTRHLPRAEQTLLLKDNILSILMVPIFIDAELWGYIGFDACQQEWEWSASDESILVAVAASLGGALKRQQTEAQMCYQVYHDTLTGLPNRAFFDLHLPQAIARTSQGEQMLAVIFLDLDHFKTINDTLSHAVGDLLLQQVTQRMSAALRAEDIVARWGGDEFTLILPNLVSPSDAAKIAHRIADQLRPPFLLHNHELHVTASLGIALFPQDGEDMTTLLQNADAAMYRAKQQGRNNYQFYTQSLSTEAAQRLKLETFLHHALGRNEFVLYYQPQVNVVTGKVVQMEALLRWQHPTLGLVTPSEFIPLAEENGLIVPIGDWVMHTACTQVMAWHRLGLPLVNLAVNLSARQLQHPNLVTRVAAVLKETGLPPHCLELEITETAAMADMTASIERLQDLRQLGVKISMDDFGTGYSCLSHLKQFPLDGIKIDRAFVKDLPYSPVDQAMVRAIIAMARGLSLSLVAEGVETADQSLCLHELGCIEMQGYMFGPPQPPEAAASYLRPLHGQRWQLS; this is encoded by the coding sequence TTGTACTGGCTTACCCTGACGCTGCTCAGTCACAACAGCTGGCCAGATCAGTCTGGAACCCCTGCGTCGTCCAGTCACCCCGCCACCGCCCAGCGCCTAATTGATGTGATGCCGGGGATTGTGTTTCAGGCCGATAGCGACGTTGGCTGGTCGATGCGTTACCTCAGTGCTGGCTGCTGCTCGCTGACCGGCTATGCACCAGCGGAGTTGCTCGACCCCAGGACGACAGTATCGTACAACACCATTACCTATGCCGAAGATCTGCCCCTGGTGATCGACAGCATTGGCCAGGCCATCCAGCGGGGGCAGTCCTATGAGGTGGAGTACCGCATCTGCACCCGCAGCGGCGAAGTGAAATGGGTGTGGGAAAAGGGCTCCCCAACGGTAGATGCCCAGGGCGCGATCGTCGGCATTGAAGGCTTTATTACCGACATTACACCGCTGAAGCAGACGGAGGCCACCCTGCGCCAGGTGGAGCAGGCCCTGGAGGCTCGGGAAGACTTGCTGGAACTGGTGCTCGACAGCGTTCCTCAGCCCCTGTTTTGGAAGGATAGCCAGGGTCGCTACTTGGGCTGCAACCAGGCCTTTGCCAGGGCCATGGGGCTTGCGTCCCCCGCCGATATTGTGGGCGGCACCGACGCCAGTTTTCCCTGCCTTAGCGCCGAAGATGCGGCCTACCGGGCCGCCCGCGATCGCCTGGTGATGGCCCAAGGCGTCGCTGATCTCCACGCCATTGAGCCCCAGACCTACCCCAACGGCCAGCAGGGCTGGGTGGACTGTAGCCGCATGCCCATGCGCGGCCCCACGGGTAGCGTGGTTGGGGTGCTGTGCACCTTTGAGGATGTCACCCAGCAGATTACCGACCAGCAAACCCTCAGACGCCGAGAGCAGGTTTTGGCGACTCTAGCCGAGATTCAGCGCCAGCTGTTGGCCTGGCAGTGGGGCTGGCAGGAGCAGGCCATCACCCAAATTTTTGCCGCCCTAGGGAAGATCTCTGGGGCCAGTCGGGTCTACTATTACGAGCTGCAGACGGGCCGTGAATCCCAGGGCGATCGCCGTCTCCCCGATACCCAGGCCTGCCTGCTACAGCGGGTAGAATGGTCGGCCCCTGGGGTGCCGCCGACAGCCAGCGATCCCAACTTTCAGACCCTACCTGTCGATCCGCTCTTTACTGACTGGTACGGCACCCTGGCCCAGGGACAGATTATTAACCTGGTCGAAGCCGACTTTTCTGAGCTTCAGCGTCAGGTGCTGGGCAGTGCGCCCAGCCAGGTTAAGTCGCTGCTGCTGCTGCCCCTGTTCCTGCAAAACCGGCTACAGGGGGTGATGGGCTTTAGTAACTGCGCCGAGCCCCGCCGCTGGGGTGAAGGCGAAATTGACCTGCTGCGGGTGGTCACGGCCGATCTAGCCCTGGCCCTGGAGCGGCGGCAGACCGAGCTTTCGCTAAAGCGGGCTGAGGCCAAGTATCGCAGCATCTTTGAAAACGCCGTCGAAGGGATGTTTCAGAGCACCCCCCAGGGCCAGTACCTGACCGCCAACCCAATGCTGGCCCGACTCTATGGCTACGATTCGGCCCAGGACCTGATCCAAAATCTGACCGATATTAATCGGCAACTCTACGTGCAGCCCGGTCGGCGGCAGGAATTTATCGACCTGATCTGGGCCAGCGGCTCGGTGCTGGGGTTTGAGTCTGAGGTGTACCGCAAAGATGGGGCCGTGATCTGGATTTCGGAGTCGGCGCGGGCCATCTACGACGATCGCCAGGTGCTGATTGGCTACGAGGGCACCGTCGAAGACATTACCGATCGCAAGCGGGGGGAAGCCGCGATTCTGCGCCGCGATCGCCTGCTTCAGGGGGTTGCCCAGGCCAGCCAGTGCCTGCTCACCACCGCCAACGTCAACGAGGCGATTCCCCAGGTGCTGGCCCGCCTGGGGGAAGCTGCCACCGCCGATCGCGCCTACGTCTACACCCACCATCCCCAGTCAGTAACGGGGGAACCGGCCATGACCCTGCGCTACGAGTGGACCAACGCCAACATTCCTCCCAGCATGGATCAGCCCCACTGGCACGATCAGAGCTATCGGGATTTGGGGGTAGAGCGGTGGTACCAGGCCTTTCAGGCCAATCAGTCGATCTGCGCCCTAACTCGGCACCTGCCTCGGGCCGAGCAGACCTTGCTGCTGAAGGACAATATTCTGTCGATTTTGATGGTGCCAATTTTCATTGACGCTGAGCTGTGGGGCTACATTGGCTTTGATGCCTGCCAGCAGGAGTGGGAGTGGAGCGCCAGCGACGAGTCTATTCTGGTGGCGGTGGCGGCCAGCCTGGGGGGTGCCCTCAAGCGCCAGCAGACCGAGGCCCAGATGTGCTACCAGGTGTACCACGACACCCTGACCGGGCTGCCCAACCGGGCGTTTTTTGACCTGCATCTGCCCCAGGCGATCGCCCGCACCAGCCAGGGCGAACAGATGCTGGCGGTAATTTTTCTAGACCTCGATCACTTCAAAACCATTAACGACACCCTCAGCCACGCCGTGGGGGATCTGCTGCTACAGCAGGTTACCCAGCGCATGAGTGCCGCCCTGAGGGCCGAAGACATCGTAGCCCGCTGGGGCGGCGACGAGTTTACGCTGATTTTGCCCAACCTCGTTAGCCCCAGCGACGCCGCCAAAATTGCCCATCGCATTGCCGACCAGCTGAGGCCCCCCTTTCTGCTGCACAACCATGAGCTACACGTAACCGCCAGTCTGGGCATTGCCCTGTTTCCCCAGGACGGCGAAGATATGACCACCCTGCTGCAAAATGCCGACGCGGCCATGTACCGGGCCAAGCAGCAGGGGCGCAATAACTACCAGTTCTACACCCAGAGCCTGAGCACCGAGGCCGCCCAGCGGCTCAAGCTAGAGACGTTTTTGCACCACGCCCTGGGGCGTAACGAATTTGTGCTCTACTACCAGCCCCAGGTGAATGTGGTTACCGGCAAGGTGGTGCAGATGGAGGCCCTGCTGCGCTGGCAGCATCCGACCCTGGGGTTGGTCACCCCCTCCGAATTTATTCCTCTAGCCGAAGAAAATGGCCTGATTGTGCCCATTGGTGACTGGGTGATGCACACCGCCTGCACCCAGGTGATGGCCTGGCATCGGCTGGGACTGCCCCTGGTCAACCTGGCGGTCAACCTGTCGGCGCGGCAGCTCCAGCACCCCAACCTGGTCACCCGCGTGGCTGCCGTATTAAAAGAAACGGGGCTGCCCCCCCATTGCCTGGAGTTAGAAATCACTGAAACGGCGGCCATGGCCGACATGACCGCCTCCATTGAGCGGCTGCAGGATCTGCGTCAGCTGGGGGTCAAAATTTCCATGGACGACTTTGGCACCGGCTACTCCTGCCTCAGCCATCTAAAGCAGTTCCCCCTCGACGGCATCAAGATCGATCGCGCCTTTGTCAAAGACCTGCCCTACAGCCCGGTAGATCAGGCCATGGTCAGGGCCATTATCGCCATGGCCAGGGGGCTGTCGCTCAGCCTGGTGGCCGAGGGAGTGGAAACCGCCGACCAGAGCCTGTGCCTCCACGAGCTGGGCTGTATCGAGATGCAGGGGTACATGTTTGGCCCCCCCCAACCACCCGAGGCAGCGGCTTCCTATCTGCGCCCTCTGCACGGGCAGAGGTGGCAACTGAGCTGA
- the trpA gene encoding tryptophan synthase subunit alpha: protein MALVSDRFRDLRAQGKCALIPFITAGDPDLETTAAALRVLDDNGADFIELGVPYSDPLADGPVIQAAATRALAKGVNLDAVLSMVKGMQLQAPLILFTYYNPILNRGIEAFMADIAAAGLAGLVVPDLPLEEVEGLLAAAAAAGIDVTLLVAPTSPAERIQAIAAQAQGFVYLVSVTGVTGIRSELQSRVKDLIDGLKQTTDKPVGVGFGVSDPDQAQQLKAWGADGVIVGSAFVKRLAADSPEVALSTIGDFCRQLKAALA, encoded by the coding sequence ATGGCCCTTGTTTCCGATCGCTTCCGTGACCTGCGTGCCCAGGGCAAATGCGCCCTGATCCCCTTCATTACTGCTGGCGATCCCGACCTGGAGACTACCGCTGCGGCCCTGCGGGTGCTCGACGACAACGGGGCCGACTTCATCGAGCTAGGGGTGCCCTATTCAGACCCCCTGGCCGACGGGCCGGTGATCCAGGCTGCCGCCACCCGCGCCCTGGCCAAAGGCGTCAACCTCGATGCGGTGCTCTCTATGGTGAAGGGCATGCAGCTCCAGGCTCCGCTGATTTTATTTACCTACTACAACCCCATCCTCAACCGGGGCATTGAGGCGTTTATGGCCGATATCGCGGCGGCGGGGCTGGCGGGGCTGGTGGTGCCCGACCTGCCCCTGGAAGAGGTGGAGGGCCTGCTGGCGGCGGCGGCAGCGGCGGGCATCGACGTCACCCTGCTGGTGGCCCCGACCTCGCCGGCGGAGCGGATTCAGGCGATCGCAGCCCAGGCCCAGGGGTTTGTCTACCTGGTCAGCGTCACCGGCGTCACCGGTATTCGCAGTGAGCTGCAAAGCCGGGTCAAAGACCTGATCGATGGGCTCAAGCAAACCACCGACAAACCTGTAGGCGTGGGCTTTGGCGTTTCAGATCCCGATCAGGCCCAGCAGCTCAAAGCCTGGGGGGCCGACGGCGTGATTGTGGGCAGCGCCTTTGTCAAGCGCCTGGCCGCCGATTCCCCTGAGGTGGCCCTGTCCACCATCGGCGACTTTTGCCGCCAGCTGAAGGCGGCGCTGGCTTAG
- a CDS encoding DUF3007 family protein, with protein sequence MRRIDVLAIGLGIFLAGGGMFLGLRLAGLDGINAGIWSQAIMVGGVVAWLLSYLFRVVTHNMTLNQQMEDYESAVLQRRLDELSPEQLAALQEKLDDDQG encoded by the coding sequence ATGCGACGCATCGATGTATTGGCCATTGGCCTCGGCATCTTTCTGGCCGGGGGTGGAATGTTCCTTGGCCTGCGCCTGGCTGGGCTCGACGGCATCAACGCCGGCATCTGGAGTCAGGCGATCATGGTTGGGGGCGTGGTGGCCTGGCTGCTGAGCTACCTGTTCCGGGTCGTCACCCACAACATGACCCTCAACCAGCAGATGGAGGACTACGAGTCGGCGGTGCTCCAGCGTCGACTCGACGAGCTCAGCCCCGAGCAGCTGGCCGCCCTCCAGGAGAAGCTCGACGACGATCAGGGCTAG
- the ndhL gene encoding NAD(P)H-quinone oxidoreductase subunit L — MTLPTALSSDFLLTAALYAGIGGLYLLVVPLALIFYVRQRWYVAGSVERTLLYGLVFVFFPGMLLFSPFLNFRPQPRNLKA, encoded by the coding sequence ATGACCCTACCGACCGCGCTATCGAGCGATTTTTTGTTGACGGCGGCCCTGTACGCCGGTATTGGCGGCCTGTACCTGCTGGTGGTCCCCCTGGCCCTGATCTTCTATGTCCGCCAGCGCTGGTATGTGGCGGGTTCGGTCGAGCGCACTCTGCTGTACGGGCTGGTGTTTGTCTTTTTCCCCGGCATGCTGCTGTTTAGCCCCTTCCTCAACTTCCGTCCTCAGCCCCGCAACCTCAAGGCTTAA
- a CDS encoding MOSC domain-containing protein → MALVGRVAQINVSAGGVPKRSVPQAQVTLAGLSGDRQRNLKFHGGPDRALCLWSLEVIESLRVEGHPIAPGSAGENLTLAGLDWTVLGPGHQLQLGEQVWIEITDYAPPCRTVMRWFRDRRYSRISQRHYPGSSRLYARVLQPGALAAGDRALLTLDNGPL, encoded by the coding sequence ATGGCCCTTGTCGGTCGCGTTGCGCAGATTAATGTTTCCGCTGGTGGGGTGCCGAAGCGATCGGTGCCCCAGGCCCAGGTCACCCTCGCTGGCCTCAGCGGTGACCGGCAGCGGAATCTCAAATTTCACGGCGGCCCCGATCGCGCCCTTTGCCTCTGGTCGCTGGAGGTGATTGAATCCCTGCGGGTCGAAGGTCACCCCATTGCCCCCGGCAGCGCTGGGGAAAACCTCACCCTGGCCGGGCTGGACTGGACAGTTCTGGGGCCGGGGCACCAACTCCAGCTGGGCGAGCAGGTGTGGATTGAGATCACTGACTACGCACCGCCCTGCCGCACCGTCATGCGCTGGTTCCGCGATCGCCGCTACAGCCGCATCAGCCAGCGCCACTATCCCGGCAGCAGTAGACTGTACGCCCGGGTGCTGCAGCCAGGGGCGCTGGCCGCAGGCGATCGCGCCCTCCTGACCCTGGACAATGGCCCGCTCTAG
- a CDS encoding DUF11 domain-containing protein gives MGRIERRLYRGLLFLLALVLSYCLSHAGPPSTVAQAQNRVFINQASAQFDGPQGPATIASNETRVGENIVPLSLVKTADRAAAEPGDVVVYRLLVTNPSSRVAAPLTVTDQLPRGMIYVANSLQTTPLQPAQQVTTDSSLSLTFPALEPGASVSIAYGVLVTPDAVRGDGRNVAQASAPGFAPVSAPFQLTIRPGIVSDCGTIVGRVFVDKNFDGQQQPGEPGVPNAVIFMDDGNRILTDPDGLFSLANVLPGYRVGTLDLYSLPGYTLAPNLYRIEENSASRFVRLTPGGLGRMNFAVTPTFGEEQS, from the coding sequence GTGGGACGTATTGAGCGACGACTTTACCGAGGGCTGCTGTTTTTGCTGGCCCTGGTTTTAAGCTATTGCCTGAGCCATGCGGGGCCACCCTCGACGGTGGCGCAGGCTCAAAATCGAGTCTTTATCAACCAGGCCTCGGCCCAGTTTGACGGTCCGCAGGGACCCGCCACCATAGCGTCTAACGAGACTCGGGTGGGGGAAAACATCGTGCCGCTCAGTCTGGTCAAGACCGCTGACCGGGCGGCGGCGGAACCGGGGGATGTGGTTGTCTACCGCCTGCTGGTGACCAACCCCTCCAGTCGGGTGGCCGCCCCGCTGACGGTGACTGACCAGCTACCCCGAGGCATGATCTACGTGGCCAACTCGCTGCAGACCACCCCTCTGCAGCCCGCCCAGCAGGTGACCACCGACAGCAGCCTGTCGCTGACCTTCCCCGCGCTAGAGCCGGGGGCTTCGGTTTCGATCGCCTACGGAGTGCTGGTTACTCCCGATGCGGTGCGCGGCGATGGGCGCAACGTGGCCCAGGCCTCGGCTCCGGGTTTTGCGCCGGTATCGGCACCATTCCAGCTCACCATTCGCCCCGGTATTGTGTCCGACTGCGGCACGATTGTAGGCCGGGTGTTTGTGGATAAAAACTTTGACGGGCAGCAGCAGCCCGGGGAGCCTGGGGTCCCCAATGCCGTTATCTTCATGGACGATGGCAACCGGATCTTGACCGACCCCGACGGGCTATTCTCGCTGGCCAATGTGCTGCCGGGCTACCGGGTCGGCACCCTGGACCTCTACAGCCTGCCCGGCTATACCCTGGCTCCCAACCTTTACCGAATTGAGGAAAACAGCGCCTCGCGCTTCGTGCGTCTGACGCCCGGTGGCCTGGGTCGGATGAACTTTGCCGTCACACCAACCTTTGGGGAGGAGCAGTCATGA